The genomic stretch AATAATGTAGATTGAACATTTCAAGTTATTTTTTGGTAAAAACAATACCCAAAATGATACAATCCCAAAAATATTAAAGATGAAAGTAAATACATTTTAAAATAAAATGTGCAAAAATGAAAGTCATCAATAAAAAAAGGTGTAAATATATGACGGCAATGATATTACGAGACGCATTTTCTTTAACAACATTGAAACAACACCAAGCTATATACCAAAAACGTTCATTATTACCTCTACGCAAAGATGGTTTTTGGCAAATTCAATCGGGAATTGTTCGGACTTTCCGTTGGCTTGATGATGGCACAGTGGTTGTTTTTGGATTATGGGGAGAAGGAGATATAATTTCCCCTTTGGTTTCTAAAGTTAATTCTTTCAGAATACAATGTATCACTGATGTCAAAGTTAGTTACTTATCTTTACATCAACAAACAGAAATTAATCAAGGCTTAATCAATCAAGCTCAAGAATTACAAGAATTAATGGCTATAAAACATTATCGTCCTGTGAATGAAGCCTTAGTGCAACTACTGAGATGGTTAGGTAATAAGTTTGGTCAACAGAGGAAAAATGGTATTTTAATTGATGTCCGATTAACTCATCAAGAAATAGCAGAAACTATTGGTACAACTAGAGTTACTGTTACTAGGTTATTAACATTATTTCAACAAAAAGGTCTGATCGATCGACCCAATAAACATACAATTATCTTAAAAGACATTTGAAAAAATATTAAGAAACAATTACAATTGCTATTTAATTGCTTTTTAGACTAAAATAAACTAAAATTATTTTATAAATAGAAAAAACTAATTACTTCTAAAAATAAAATAACGTAAAATTATAGTACATAGAAAATCAGAAAAATACATTCTTTGATTTCTTGTAAATAACCTTATAGATTAGGAGAAAATGATGAAAAAATTAAAAGTTTGGCTAGTAAGTTTGTTGTGCATTGCAACTTTTTTAATTGCATCTCCAGTTTTAGCCGATAGAATCGCCGAAAAAAGTCCAGATTATCCCATTGTGGTAGAGAATTTGAATGCTTTATTGACTCTAAAATCAGATCCTCAACAAACAGAATATACTCCAGAAGAATTAAAACAGGCTATTAGCGAATTAGAATTTCAAAAATATGTTTTAGAAACCTCTGAAGATTGGGGAATTTGCCGTAATGAAACGGGAAAAAATCTTGCCATTTACGCACGTAATCAAAAAAAAGCAACTCCTAATACTCTATTTTACTTAGGTGATGGGCAGGAAACTGATGATAATTGGGACTGTGAAGCCGTTTATATTCCTAACGATGTTAATGTCGCATCTTTAGAACTTCCTGATGGTCAACCATCGGCAGTTAGAATTCTTGACGGTACAAATTTAACCATCAGTACTAATCCTGACACGGGAGAATTATTACTAGATGCTCCTTCTGCCTTAATTGAAGTCGTTGATGCCACTGATACAACCTTGTCAATTCCTAATGTGACTCAAACAGAAATTGATGCACAAGTAGCTAATGCACCTATTGATTAATCATAGCTTTTTCCTCTTGCACAATTACAGAATAATTAAAAAACTTTTCTTTGTGTCTTTGCACCTTTGCGAAAGATTTCTAATTCTTTAATAATGCAATAAATAATACTTTTTGAGGACTAAGCTCTGACGATGAACTTTTGTCGAGGGTTTATCCCTCTTTTTTAATCTTAAATTTTATGTTTAAAATATGGCACAAATGACGTTGGATCAATTGCGGGTATTCCTTGCCGTTGCTGAACATTTACACTTTACCCGTGCCGCTGATACTTTATATATTACTCAACCTGCCGTTAGTGCGGCTATTCAAAATTTAGAAACAGAATATGGTGTCAAGTTATTTCATCGTTTAGGGCGACATATTGAAATTACGGAAGCTGGAGAATTATTAAAATTAGAAGCACTTAAAATTTTAGATCAAGTAGCATTAACGGAAAGAGCATTAAAAGAATTAAATAATTTACAAAGAGGAGAGTTAAAAATTGGTTCTAGTTTAACTATTGGTAATTATTGGTTGCCCGAAAAAATTAGTCATTTTCAGCGCAATTATCCTCAAATTAGTATTAATTGTACTCTAGCAAATAGTGAAGAAATTTGTTTAGGAACTGAAGCGGGAAAATTTGATTTAGGCTTAATTGAAGGAGAAGTAAAATCCAGTTTTAATGATATTTTACACCAAGAAGAAATTGGTAGCGATCGACTATTAGTTATTGTGGGCAGACAACATCCTTGGTTTAAACAAGAAAAAATAAAATTGACTGAATTAAAAAATACGGATTGGATTATGAGAGAATCGGGATCAGGTACACAGCAAAGGTTAGAAGAAGCTTTAATTAAGTGGGGAATTAACCCGAAAATATTAAAAACCACCTTAATTTTAAATACAGGGGAGATGATTAAAGCAATTTTAGAAGATACTCAATGTGCGGCGGGAATATCAGAATTAATGGTTAAAAAAGAGATTGAATTAGGTACTTTAAAAGCTGTTAAAATTATAGACGATCGAGGGTTATCAATAACTGAACAAAAGAAAAAAAACTTAGAATTGGATATGATTAGACCATTTTTAAAAATTAAACATAGTGAGCGTTTTCAAACACGAATTTCACAAGTTTTTGAAAAAATTTTATCTTGAACAGAGATTTTTTAAGGTGAATATTACTCATCTTTTATTTAATTTATGCTTTTCTCCAAATCTTAACATCATGTAAGTCACTATATTTTTTCTGAGTTTCCATTAAATCACGTACGGAATCATTTACGATCGTTATAGTTAATCTTAATTATTATCCCATTTTTCTGGTTGCATTAAATCAATAAGATGATCTCTGAGTAAGTAACCATTCAACTCTAATTCGATTTCTATTTTATGCCATTCTCTAGCAGGAATAAAATTACAAATAGTATAAATTGGTTGTTGGCGACTTAATAATCCTTTTTTTACTAACTGACGTACTTTTTGTTTAAGAGAATTTATGGAATAATTTAATTGTATATTCATAAGAATTTTTGGGGTAAAGTAGATAATAATTACAGTTTTTTTTTGGAAAAACGATCAATTTTTGAACGAATAATGTAAGGAAATAATTAAAATATTGATAATATAACTAACTTTTTCAACAAGATTTGATAGATTTTAAAAATTTTATAATTGAGGTTGCAGTGGCGATCGATCTTAAAACTAAATTCTAATAATTAAAAATGAGAATAAAATGATATTGAAACTTAAGTCTGATTTTTATTATCTCTCATGAAAAGATATTTGTTGAAAAAAATAAATAATCTTAATATTTTCTTAAACTTATATTCTTACTAACGGTACTTTGAAAAATTTTGGTGCAAAAATAGCTTCAAATACAGTCAGAGTAAGGGATTTAGGTAAACGCCATAAAAACGGCTGAAACTCTTGGTATAAAAGGAAAAGTTATCGTGCGCTCTGCGTGCCTTTGGCATCGATGTAAAATTTTTGATTTATAAGGATTTGAGACTTATAGTTTAATATTTTTAGTTTAAGTACCGCTAAAGCACTTTTTCAGCAACTCCTAAATTATGTGTAAAATTAAGAAAATCTAATTGGAAAAATCTAACAGTCATGAGTAAAAGAGCATTATTGTTAATTAACCGTCATTCTCGAAAAGGAGAAAAGTCTTTACCGTTAGCCGTAGAATATTTTTATGCCCATGATATGGAATTGATTATTAAACCAGTTAAACATCCCGATGAATTAGGGATGGTGGTGAGAGAATATCAGAATCAGATAGATTTCGTAATTGTAGGAGGAGGCGATGGTACTCTTAATGCTGTAGTAGATAGTTTAGTTGAGACTAATTTACCATTAGGTATCTTACCATTAGGCACTGCAAATGATTTAGCCCGTACTCTAAATCTACCTCTAACCATGAAAGAGGCTTGTGATGTTATCGGAAAAGGAAAAACTAAGTCCATCGATTTAGGATGGGTTAATGGTAAATATTTTTTTAATGTTGCTAGTATGGGGTTAAGTGTCGATATTACGGAAAAACTGTCGAGAGGGGTAAAACGTCGATGGGGAATTTTAGCCTACGGCATCACTGCGTTACAAGTTATTGGCTCTACTCGTCCTTTTCGGGCTACTATTAAGGTTGATGGTCAATGTTTTCCCATTAAAACTATTCAAATTGCGATCGGTAATGGTAGATATTACGGTGGTGGTATGGCGATCGCCAACGATGCAGCTATTGACGATCAAAGACTTGATTTATATAGTATCGAATTAGAACACTGGTGGCAGATTTTTCCTTTAATTTGGCATTTACCTAAAGGAGAACATCATCAGTTAAACTGGGTAAGAAGTATTGAAGGCAAATTGATCGAAGTTTATACTCACGACTCTTATAATATTAATACTGACGGTGAAATAACTACTATCACTCCAGCTAAATTTAAAGTTATTCCCCATGCCTTAAAGGTTTTTGTGTTATAAATTCAGTAGATAAAAAATTTCTTGATGAAATGTGGTATTGAACAAGGATTTCGATATTAGTTTTTACATTAATATTTCTATCATGTTCTTACAAGAATTAAGGAAAAAATGATGATAAAAGTAGATTTTCCTAATTTCTAATTTCCAATTCCTAACTCCGAATCTCTAATTACTTAACGGCATATAAATCTTCTACATAACCTAAGGCAAAACGCCATGAATTAGGTATATCTTTGTTAGAAAAACCCATAAAAACGATTAAAGCTATTATTGCGAAAATGGCAGTTACCGCAAATAAAAATCGATAACCTAAGTCTAATAATAAACTACCTAATACTGGCCCACCTAATGCAACTCCCACATCAAAACCACTGACACAAATTGCAAAAACTTTTCCTCTTTCTGTGGCACTGCACCTATCGGAAATTAAAGCTAAAATAATTGGCACTAACATTCCTGCTCCAGTTCCTTCCAATAAAGCAGATAATAGTAAAATATTGCTATTATGGGCAAATGTCAGTAAACTCATGGAAAAGATATAGCACACTATACTGATACTAATAAAAATTCCCCTACCATATCGATCGGATGCTTGTCCTGAAATAAACCGAACTACAAAAGATGCGATCGCGGCTACTGTATAAAAATAACCCACATTGAAATCAAGACCAATATATCGTAAATAAAGAGGTAAAAATGTTACTAATGTACCGAATAAAGAACCAATAAGTAAAAGAATAAGACTAGGTACTAGAAAAGAAGCATTTGATATTATTTGTTTAAAAGTTCTATCTTTTTGTTTATCTCGTTTAAGACGAATAGAATCTCTTTTATGGTTTTGAGAAAAATCAAACTCTCGAATTTGAGTAGCTAAAATAAAAGCTAAAACACCACAACTAGCAGACACAGAAAATAGTATTCCGTAGTTAGTATATTCTTGTAAGAAACCTCCCACAGCAGGGCCAAAAGCCATACCAATCGGTACAGCTAAACTCATATAACCGATTAATTCCCCTCGTTGTTTTTGTGGAGACAAATCTACCACTAAAGCACTATAACCAGTAGTAAAAGCCGCAATACTAACCCCATGAAAAGCACGAATTACCATCAACTCAGGTAAAGAATTTAAGAGAAAATAGCCAATGGGTGCGAAAGTTGCCACTAAAGTACCAATAATTATCACGACTTTTCGACTAGGATAATCAACTAATTTACCGATAAATCGACGAAAAAAGCGAACAGAAAAATTGATGATTGCCGAATTTATATTTACACCTCTGATTAACTGACTTAATCCCTCATCTGCTAATTTTCCCAACCAAACTCTTGATAATAATAAACCAATAGCAAAACACCCCATCACATAACCCACTTGTTTTGCCGTAGCGCCAATGTCTTGAATATAAGCTGGTAAAGTGGGTAATAAACAGGTTATGCTTGTCCAGAAAAATAATGCACAGAAAAATAAGATTAATAGATTGATTAATTTGCTTTTTTCCAAACTTTGAAAGGTTTTCAGAAAATTCACGATGATGAAGACGATTCCATTGTTACAAAACTTTATATTCTATTGTAGAAATTAAAAAACAGTTTTAACAAATTAAAAGAAAATTAACCCAACAAAATTTTTAGGATAATCTAAGGATTTATCTCAAACAAGTAAATAATTCCAACACTTTTTCCCATGCGTCTTTTGCCGATTCTTTGTGATAACTTGATCTTCGATCGCAAAAAAAGCCATGATCTGCATTAGAATAACGAAATATTTGATGAGGAATATTATACTTTTGTAACTCTGTTTCAATAAGATCAATATCTTCTTGGGGGATACTAAGATCTTTTTCTCCAAAGAAACCATAAATTTTGCCTTTTATATCTTTTGTCCGAGTAATTGTGGAATTTTTGTCATTAGGACACCAACTAGGAATTCCAGCCCCATAAAATGAGGCTACCGCTTTGATGTCAGGCAAAGTTGCTGTTAAATATGTTACATGACCACCAAAACAAAACCCAATACTGCCGACACCTGTTTTCTTGACATTAGGTAATTGATATAAGTAATCGATCGTAGCTTGTATATCACTTAATAATTCATCAGCTTTCGTCTGATTTTTATAAACTCTACCAATTTCTATATCTTCAGAACTATATCCTACCGCAAAATTCGGTGCTTGACGTTGATAAATAGCCGGTGCGATCGCAATATAACCTTCTTTAGCAATGCGACAAGTAACATCTTTAATATGATCATTGACTCCAAAGATTTCTTGGATAACGATCACCGCAGGTATGATTTCTGTAGTTTCTGGTTCAGCTAAAAACCCTTGAATCAATAAATCTCCACTAATATTAACAGTAGAAGTAGTAACATTCATAAAAAAGGTATTAGGTGTTAGGTGGTAGATATTATAGCGTTTCTCATGGTTACGGGGTACAAAAATAAAATTCAAGTTTCCCTAATTAAAGGATTTGAGCGTACCTCATAAGGGTAGAAATTGCTATAGGTTAAATTAAAACTCTTAATTTATAACAAACAATTGTATTTTTTTAATACTTAAAACTAGATAAACTAAGGTTTATATCGATTACTTTCTAGTAATTTATAATAACTACTGTAGAATAGGTATTATTATACGAGAGAAAATAACAATAAACTATATTAATTTAACGATTTCGAGATTAAAATTGATTTAATTTTAAAATTCGATCGATGTTTAATAATAAAAGGACAAATAAAATTAAAGAGAAATAATTGTCCTTAAATTTTTCTTGGCATAGTATGTTACAATTTTAATACTATTTGGGAGATTATTCATCCCATTTTTCTACTACAAGTAAATCACTTACAGGATCTTGCATAGAAAATCCAAAAGCCAATAACTCTGACTTTAAAAAAGACCATTCATTACCAAATAATAACGCTACTTTACCGATGCTATCATTAGGTTGAATAATCTGTGAATTGACAAGAGAGGATACTTTTTGTTGCAACTTCACCATAGGGTGAATGACTTGCTTTGTAGGCATAAAGTTTTTTACTTTTACTAAAACTATAATATATGGTTGAAAGAATAGCATTATTATCCTGCACCCATAAAACGAGAAAGCATTAAACTATCTACAGGTTCTGAGAAAATCTCGTTTAGGAGGGATTTTTTGCCAATAGAATTATGAGCAACGGTGAATAGAAAGTTATTGCTAAACTCTAATATACATCATAATAGCATATTTTGTTAAAATTTGATCTGCACCTTCCGTCAATTATCAATTTTTCAAAAAAATGTCTTTTTCTCCCAATTCTCAACAAATTAAAACTCTTTTTAATCAAATTGCACCAGTTTATGATCAAATGAATGATGGATTGAGTTTTGGTATTCATCATATTTGGAAGGCAATGACAGTAAAATGGAGTAATCCTCCTTCTTCGGGAGTGGCATTAGATCTTTGTTGTGGTACTGGTGATCTAACTTTTTTAATGGCAAAACAGATGATAAAGGGTAAAGTTATTGGAGTCGATTTTTCCTCTCAATTGTTAGCAGAAGCTAAGATAAAACAAGCTCATAGATCCTTATCCAGTGAGATTGAATGGTTAGAAGAGGATGTATTGAATTTGCCTTTTGATGATAATTATGTTGATTGTGCAACGATGGGTTATGGTTTAAGAAACGTAGTTAATATACCTGCGTGTTTGCGAGAAATTAGACGAGTATTGAAACCTTTGGGAAAAGTGGCTATTTTAGATTTTCATAAACCGGAGGCGGATTGGGTAGCTAGTAGTCAAAAATGGTATTTAGATAATGTTGTAGTAAGATTAGCGGATTTTTTGGGGATAGAAGCGGAATATGCTTATATTTATCCGAGTTTAGAGCGTTTTCCTGATGGTAAAACTCAAATTAATTTAGCTTTAGATGCTGGGTTTCAGGAGGCGGTACATTACCCTTTATTTGGTGGTATAATGGGAGTTCTGGTATTAACTAAATAGTAGTTTAAAAAGTAAAAAAAGAGAAGATGAAAAGAAAATTAACGGTTAATAATCTTCTCCATATTTTGCTTCGTGAGTTTTGCATTTTTGCTTACTGAAATCTAACTGCTGATAGCTGATAGCTGAATTTGTTCATTGTTCATTGTCATTGTTAAGAATGCCTTTAGAATTTAGTAATTGGTGGCAAATTATTCTCCCTCCTGTAACGGGTTCAATTATAGGATATTTTACAAATGATTTAGCTATTAATATGCTATTTCGCCCCTATAAACCTTTATATTTTTTTCAGAAACAATTACCTTTTACACCCGGATTAATTCCTCGTAATCAGGAAAGGTTAGCTCAAAAAGTTTCTGATACTATTATGAATTCTTTGCTGACTCCAGAAGAATTACAAAAATTAGCTAAAAGATTATTACAAACTGAAAGAGTAAAAGGGGCTATTTTATGGTTATTACAGTTAGCTTTAAAGCAGATAAAAGAAGATAAAAAACAAAAAAGTGCAAAAATTTTAGCTGATATTTTAAGAGATTTAATAGGAGATTCTTTACCGAAATTATTAAAAGTTTTGGCGAGAAAAGATGACTTTTTACAAAATCAAATAGATCAAATTTTTGACCGAATTTTATTAGAGTTTAAATTAACTGAACTTCAGGCTAGACAATTATCTGACTGGCTATTACAAGTTATTTTTGCCCCAGATTTGTTACGTCAGGCTTTAATTAATTTTTTAACCGATCGAAATATTAGTGTAATTGATGAGGGTTTTCGAGAAAAAACCAGTGGTACTTATTGGGTTGTGGCTAATTTATTTGGTGTAAAAAATGCCTTAAGTCGATTGCGCACTTTTTGCTTAGATGAACAAGAAATGGCTAATACAAGAATAAAAGAGTTACTTTTATCTTTGGAAATTAGAAATAGATTAAAAGAGTTTTTTCTTAGTTTTTCTTTACAAAATTTACCTGTAGCAACGGTTAAACAATTACGACAAACTACCAATAAAGCTGTCAGAGATTATCTACAGGAAAAAGGAGCAATTTTTTTACATGAATTTAGTACTTCGATCGATTGGGATAAAGTGTCAGTATTAATTATAAATCGTTTACAGGCTTCTATGGTAGTTAATAGTTCTTTAGGTTTAATTAGTGAAGAATTAGCTTTAATTTTAGAACGTTATTTAGAGGAAGATTTAGAGAAAATTGTAGCAGAAGCCATCCCTATTTTATCCATTGATCAAGTAATTATTGAGAGAATAAAAGCAACTTCTCCAGAGAATTTGGAAGAAGCAACTCAAAGTATTGTAAAGAGTGAATTACAAGCGATTGTTAATTTAGGTGGAATTTTAGGTTTTATTATTGGTGTTATACAAAGTTTGTTATTATTTCTCCGTTAAGCTAAATAATAGAAACTGATTTTATTTTGAATTTTTGGAGAAGTCTAATGGTTCAAATTTCCTAAATATTTGCATAGATAAGGAGAAAAAACTTCATAGATAAGAGTTAAAGGCTTTCCTGAATGCCAAAATAGATAATGTCTTCCCCAAAAAGGCCCTTTTTCTCCAAAACCTTCTTCTAAACTTTTAGATTCTCCATAATAAATTCCTTGAATATCTCGATATAGTTCTGTATGTAGTCGAGATAAACTTTCCCAAATGGGCAAACTACGATTTTGTAAATATTCGTCAACATGACTAGCTTCCCACCAAGAAGTAGCATAGGCTAACTTTTGTCCACTAGCCGTTTTTAACCATACTTGTCTTCTGAGTCTGGGGTTAGGTACTTTTTCTATATCTTTAGGTGCATTATCTAAATTATTACCTATCAAAGACATATCAATTACATCTACTTCAATCGTCTCACTGGTAAGTAATCTTAAATGTCTTGTCGGTGAACCATCTCCTAATAGAAGTATTTGCCATGCAGGAGTTAATTGACTATGAGGTAAGCCGATTTTGACTAATTCTTCCCCTCCTTGCCAAATAGGGTTTAGTTTTTGCCATGAATTAATCGTAATTTGCGATCGTGTTATCATTTTTCTTTATACTTTACAAAACTTAATATTTATCATAACAATGTGAAAGTTATTTTGTTATTTGTATTATGATAAATGACTTTTAATTATGTAGCTCGATCGAATTGCTTTTATAGATTTTCATTAACAAAACGAGGTAAATCAGATAAATTATTGATAAAACCAGCATTTAAAGGTTATTGATTTTCAAATTTTATTGTCAGAATCTAAAAATATGTGTAAACTTTCGATCGCCAATTATTTACTGTATTCTAGTTTCTCTGAGCTAAAAAA from Geminocystis sp. NIES-3709 encodes the following:
- a CDS encoding Crp/Fnr family transcriptional regulator; amino-acid sequence: MTAMILRDAFSLTTLKQHQAIYQKRSLLPLRKDGFWQIQSGIVRTFRWLDDGTVVVFGLWGEGDIISPLVSKVNSFRIQCITDVKVSYLSLHQQTEINQGLINQAQELQELMAIKHYRPVNEALVQLLRWLGNKFGQQRKNGILIDVRLTHQEIAETIGTTRVTVTRLLTLFQQKGLIDRPNKHTIILKDI
- a CDS encoding LysR family transcriptional regulator, with the translated sequence MAQMTLDQLRVFLAVAEHLHFTRAADTLYITQPAVSAAIQNLETEYGVKLFHRLGRHIEITEAGELLKLEALKILDQVALTERALKELNNLQRGELKIGSSLTIGNYWLPEKISHFQRNYPQISINCTLANSEEICLGTEAGKFDLGLIEGEVKSSFNDILHQEEIGSDRLLVIVGRQHPWFKQEKIKLTELKNTDWIMRESGSGTQQRLEEALIKWGINPKILKTTLILNTGEMIKAILEDTQCAAGISELMVKKEIELGTLKAVKIIDDRGLSITEQKKKNLELDMIRPFLKIKHSERFQTRISQVFEKILS
- a CDS encoding DUF4327 family protein; amino-acid sequence: MNIQLNYSINSLKQKVRQLVKKGLLSRQQPIYTICNFIPAREWHKIEIELELNGYLLRDHLIDLMQPEKWDNN
- a CDS encoding lipid kinase yields the protein MSKRALLLINRHSRKGEKSLPLAVEYFYAHDMELIIKPVKHPDELGMVVREYQNQIDFVIVGGGDGTLNAVVDSLVETNLPLGILPLGTANDLARTLNLPLTMKEACDVIGKGKTKSIDLGWVNGKYFFNVASMGLSVDITEKLSRGVKRRWGILAYGITALQVIGSTRPFRATIKVDGQCFPIKTIQIAIGNGRYYGGGMAIANDAAIDDQRLDLYSIELEHWWQIFPLIWHLPKGEHHQLNWVRSIEGKLIEVYTHDSYNINTDGEITTITPAKFKVIPHALKVFVL
- a CDS encoding MFS transporter — protein: MVFIIVNFLKTFQSLEKSKLINLLILFFCALFFWTSITCLLPTLPAYIQDIGATAKQVGYVMGCFAIGLLLSRVWLGKLADEGLSQLIRGVNINSAIINFSVRFFRRFIGKLVDYPSRKVVIIIGTLVATFAPIGYFLLNSLPELMVIRAFHGVSIAAFTTGYSALVVDLSPQKQRGELIGYMSLAVPIGMAFGPAVGGFLQEYTNYGILFSVSASCGVLAFILATQIREFDFSQNHKRDSIRLKRDKQKDRTFKQIISNASFLVPSLILLLIGSLFGTLVTFLPLYLRYIGLDFNVGYFYTVAAIASFVVRFISGQASDRYGRGIFISISIVCYIFSMSLLTFAHNSNILLLSALLEGTGAGMLVPIILALISDRCSATERGKVFAICVSGFDVGVALGGPVLGSLLLDLGYRFLFAVTAIFAIIALIVFMGFSNKDIPNSWRFALGYVEDLYAVK
- a CDS encoding dienelactone hydrolase family protein: MNVTTSTVNISGDLLIQGFLAEPETTEIIPAVIVIQEIFGVNDHIKDVTCRIAKEGYIAIAPAIYQRQAPNFAVGYSSEDIEIGRVYKNQTKADELLSDIQATIDYLYQLPNVKKTGVGSIGFCFGGHVTYLTATLPDIKAVASFYGAGIPSWCPNDKNSTITRTKDIKGKIYGFFGEKDLSIPQEDIDLIETELQKYNIPHQIFRYSNADHGFFCDRRSSYHKESAKDAWEKVLELFTCLR
- a CDS encoding DUF4327 family protein; amino-acid sequence: MPTKQVIHPMVKLQQKVSSLVNSQIIQPNDSIGKVALLFGNEWSFLKSELLAFGFSMQDPVSDLLVVEKWDE
- the ubiE gene encoding bifunctional demethylmenaquinone methyltransferase/2-methoxy-6-polyprenyl-1,4-benzoquinol methylase UbiE, giving the protein MSFSPNSQQIKTLFNQIAPVYDQMNDGLSFGIHHIWKAMTVKWSNPPSSGVALDLCCGTGDLTFLMAKQMIKGKVIGVDFSSQLLAEAKIKQAHRSLSSEIEWLEEDVLNLPFDDNYVDCATMGYGLRNVVNIPACLREIRRVLKPLGKVAILDFHKPEADWVASSQKWYLDNVVVRLADFLGIEAEYAYIYPSLERFPDGKTQINLALDAGFQEAVHYPLFGGIMGVLVLTK
- a CDS encoding DUF445 domain-containing protein; the encoded protein is MPLEFSNWWQIILPPVTGSIIGYFTNDLAINMLFRPYKPLYFFQKQLPFTPGLIPRNQERLAQKVSDTIMNSLLTPEELQKLAKRLLQTERVKGAILWLLQLALKQIKEDKKQKSAKILADILRDLIGDSLPKLLKVLARKDDFLQNQIDQIFDRILLEFKLTELQARQLSDWLLQVIFAPDLLRQALINFLTDRNISVIDEGFREKTSGTYWVVANLFGVKNALSRLRTFCLDEQEMANTRIKELLLSLEIRNRLKEFFLSFSLQNLPVATVKQLRQTTNKAVRDYLQEKGAIFLHEFSTSIDWDKVSVLIINRLQASMVVNSSLGLISEELALILERYLEEDLEKIVAEAIPILSIDQVIIERIKATSPENLEEATQSIVKSELQAIVNLGGILGFIIGVIQSLLLFLR
- a CDS encoding chorismate lyase encodes the protein MITRSQITINSWQKLNPIWQGGEELVKIGLPHSQLTPAWQILLLGDGSPTRHLRLLTSETIEVDVIDMSLIGNNLDNAPKDIEKVPNPRLRRQVWLKTASGQKLAYATSWWEASHVDEYLQNRSLPIWESLSRLHTELYRDIQGIYYGESKSLEEGFGEKGPFWGRHYLFWHSGKPLTLIYEVFSPYLCKYLGNLNH